One genomic window of Sphingobacterium oryzagri includes the following:
- a CDS encoding bifunctional metallophosphatase/5'-nucleotidase: MEEFASTNRRGFIKQSLTLGALATLSAVPNWSTAKAKEVRLTILHSNDVHSRIEPFPMDGSRYQGLAGVARRSSLINKIRAEEAQVLLVDSGDMFQGTPYFNMFEGKLELELMSKLGYEAGTFGNHEFDNGIDGLVKHLDKATFPFLTANYDFSGTLLEGKTQEYTIINKGDLRIGLTGVGIDIEGLVDPNNYKGMKYLDPIPVVNRVAKMLKEEKGCDLVIVLSHLGYTYSDDKVSDLKLAANTQHVDIILGGHTHTFLDEPTRVKNRQGNEVLVNQMGFAGIRLGRLDVVFNKATGKKQVFANHYAIDHRLDGQTLASL, translated from the coding sequence ATGGAAGAGTTCGCATCAACAAATAGAAGAGGTTTTATTAAGCAATCACTGACGCTCGGTGCTTTGGCAACGTTGAGTGCCGTTCCAAACTGGTCAACAGCGAAGGCGAAAGAAGTTCGTCTTACCATATTGCACAGCAATGATGTGCATAGCCGTATCGAACCATTTCCAATGGATGGATCGCGCTACCAAGGTTTGGCGGGTGTAGCACGCCGCAGTTCGTTGATTAACAAAATCAGGGCTGAAGAAGCGCAAGTATTATTGGTAGACTCGGGCGATATGTTTCAGGGCACGCCTTACTTTAATATGTTTGAAGGAAAGCTGGAATTGGAATTGATGTCGAAATTAGGCTACGAAGCGGGCACCTTTGGCAATCATGAATTTGATAACGGCATTGATGGTCTTGTTAAGCATTTAGATAAGGCAACTTTTCCTTTTTTGACCGCCAATTACGACTTTTCCGGCACATTGCTGGAGGGTAAAACGCAGGAATACACCATTATCAATAAAGGCGACTTACGTATCGGTTTAACTGGGGTAGGCATCGATATCGAGGGCCTAGTCGACCCGAACAACTACAAAGGCATGAAGTACCTCGACCCTATTCCTGTCGTCAACCGCGTTGCCAAAATGCTTAAGGAAGAGAAAGGTTGCGATTTGGTGATTGTTCTTTCCCACCTGGGCTATACATACAGCGATGATAAAGTGTCTGATTTAAAACTGGCGGCCAATACCCAGCATGTAGATATTATATTAGGAGGCCACACGCATACCTTTCTTGATGAGCCTACGCGCGTTAAAAACCGCCAGGGAAACGAAGTATTGGTCAATCAAATGGGTTTTGCGGGCATTCGTTTAGGACGCCTGGATGTGGTATTTAACAAAGCGACTGGTAAAAAACAAGTCTTTGCCAATCATTACGCCATAGATCATCGTTTGGATGGACAAACACTGGCCAGTTTATAA
- a CDS encoding S41 family peptidase, translating into MCRILRRAIAACIVVLFIACEKERDANPQNPETLVAVFDQFYQMMEERYVFWDLDTTNWSEKLAYRDQFVSLDINNTTDKITASNLFREITASLLDHHYSIRFQAAGITGISINPARSRKVSQGLLQNANSYPAMLALLQAPFYDVTFGDNIRFVTGKLNAQTLLLKTNQFQFTRNQNHTALEAALQWFLQEANHPEIKHVVLDLRGCVGGDVVDLGLIMGALVKDDFTFGYTKYKENRAPLRYSPLLPAQLHSNRTDKASVPQIIVLTDTQTASLAEMIAYIVQSQALGVVIGQKTYGAFSPISDTDVFYSGDLVIGDFMTVRTASVQFLGINKESLEGIGLEPTVLTNDALHVLRDYIK; encoded by the coding sequence ATGTGCAGAATCCTTAGGCGCGCCATAGCAGCATGTATCGTTGTTCTATTTATAGCTTGCGAAAAGGAGCGCGATGCCAATCCCCAAAATCCGGAAACACTAGTTGCCGTATTTGACCAATTCTACCAAATGATGGAAGAGCGCTATGTGTTTTGGGATTTGGACACGACCAATTGGTCTGAAAAATTAGCTTATCGTGATCAATTCGTGTCATTGGATATCAATAACACTACAGACAAAATTACGGCCAGCAATTTATTTCGGGAAATAACCGCTAGCCTGCTCGATCATCATTATTCCATTCGATTTCAAGCGGCGGGGATCACGGGGATAAGCATCAATCCAGCAAGGTCGCGCAAAGTTAGTCAGGGATTGCTGCAAAATGCAAACAGCTATCCTGCAATGTTAGCGCTATTGCAGGCTCCTTTTTATGACGTAACCTTTGGTGATAATATTCGGTTTGTAACAGGAAAGTTAAATGCGCAAACGCTGCTTTTAAAGACCAATCAGTTTCAATTTACCCGAAATCAAAACCATACCGCGTTGGAAGCGGCGCTGCAATGGTTTTTGCAAGAAGCAAACCATCCCGAAATAAAACATGTTGTACTCGATTTACGCGGATGCGTAGGGGGAGATGTGGTCGATCTGGGGCTGATCATGGGCGCACTGGTGAAAGATGATTTTACCTTTGGTTATACGAAATATAAAGAGAATCGCGCTCCATTACGTTATAGTCCGTTGCTACCAGCCCAGCTACATTCCAATCGTACGGATAAAGCGAGCGTACCGCAGATCATTGTGCTGACGGATACACAAACAGCTTCGCTCGCCGAAATGATCGCTTACATCGTGCAAAGTCAAGCGTTAGGCGTCGTTATCGGTCAGAAGACCTATGGCGCGTTTTCGCCTATTTCTGATACGGATGTTTTTTACAGTGGCGATCTGGTCATAGGCGATTTTATGACGGTACGCACCGCTTCTGTGCAATTTCTAGGTATCAATAAGGAAAGTCTGGAGGGAATAGGATTGGAGCCTACGGTATTGACGAATGATGCGCTACACGTACTTCGCGATTACATAAAATAA
- a CDS encoding 5'-nucleotidase C-terminal domain-containing protein, translating to MKSFMRWTAILATAALLASCKTQLQPTVSKQQYYQIDSALVGDTSIINYYLPYKGKLEAEMNRVIGYADMALTKDGAGESLIGNFFTDALLWKGQQLDPEVQVSFGTKGGIRSELKAGDITVGNIFEMMPFENAVTILTLRGDDMLRWAAFMAKTKGQPASGIQLVIENGEVKEFFVQGKPIDPQAQYKLVTYDYLANGGDYVTCFDQVLARKDYSQRIRETLMEYVSTLTKEGKHIQAQIDGRVRINK from the coding sequence ATGAAAAGTTTTATGCGCTGGACTGCCATCTTAGCGACCGCTGCCCTACTTGCATCCTGCAAAACACAATTGCAGCCGACCGTCAGTAAGCAGCAGTATTATCAAATTGATAGTGCTTTGGTCGGCGATACCAGTATTATCAATTACTACTTGCCTTATAAAGGAAAACTCGAAGCTGAAATGAACCGGGTGATCGGATACGCTGACATGGCGCTCACCAAGGATGGCGCGGGCGAAAGTTTGATAGGCAATTTTTTTACCGATGCGCTTTTATGGAAAGGCCAGCAGCTTGACCCCGAAGTGCAGGTAAGTTTCGGAACAAAAGGCGGTATCCGCTCGGAGCTCAAAGCAGGCGATATCACCGTTGGAAATATCTTCGAAATGATGCCTTTTGAAAATGCCGTAACGATCTTAACGCTGCGTGGCGACGATATGCTGCGTTGGGCAGCTTTTATGGCTAAAACCAAAGGGCAACCGGCTAGCGGTATACAGCTGGTGATCGAAAACGGCGAGGTCAAGGAGTTCTTCGTGCAGGGCAAACCGATTGATCCGCAGGCACAATATAAATTGGTAACATACGATTATCTGGCCAATGGAGGTGACTATGTCACTTGTTTCGATCAGGTACTGGCTCGTAAAGACTATAGCCAACGGATACGCGAAACATTAATGGAATACGTTTCGACATTAACAAAAGAAGGAAAACACATTCAAGCGCAAATCGATGGAAGAGTTCGCATCAACAAATAG
- a CDS encoding PQQ-dependent sugar dehydrogenase: MKKAFPAFLLSSATLLIAACNNNAATNNTEHSATTDSIYPPVEKNKANTEYKPAFEGQTRIAGVKTTTAYDHKVITDKLKSPWGIAVLPDNSLLITEKEGDLRIVSADGTLSEAIGGLPKVDAQGQGGLLGITLDPDFANNSMVYWVFSEPAAGGNHTAVAKGRLADDKKSIEGAQVIYQALPTYDGKLHYGGRIIFDKSGNLVVSTGERSDIETRPQSQDLKSALGKVIRITKDGKPAEGNPFSGDANARPEIYSYGHRNVQGLAFHPETGDLWETEFGPRGGDELNRIEAGKNYGWPIITYGLEYSGKGVGTPPIQQKEGLEQPVYYWDPVLSPSGLMFYTGDAIPEWKNNLFIGGLSSTHIARIVIKDNKVVGEERLLDKEGQRFRDLAQGNNGEIFAVTDAGRLYSITRK; the protein is encoded by the coding sequence ATGAAAAAAGCATTTCCTGCCTTTCTATTATCGTCCGCTACCTTGTTGATCGCTGCCTGCAACAACAATGCAGCGACAAACAATACCGAACATAGCGCAACCACGGATAGTATATACCCGCCGGTTGAGAAAAATAAGGCAAATACGGAATACAAACCAGCGTTTGAAGGACAAACGAGAATTGCTGGCGTAAAAACAACTACCGCTTACGACCACAAAGTCATCACGGACAAACTAAAATCTCCATGGGGTATTGCGGTATTGCCGGATAACAGTTTATTGATTACAGAGAAAGAAGGCGATTTACGCATTGTCTCTGCAGACGGTACGTTGAGCGAAGCCATCGGTGGACTACCGAAGGTAGACGCGCAAGGCCAAGGCGGCTTGTTAGGCATTACATTAGATCCCGACTTCGCGAATAACAGCATGGTTTACTGGGTGTTTTCAGAGCCCGCTGCTGGCGGCAACCATACCGCTGTAGCCAAAGGACGTTTGGCTGATGACAAAAAGAGCATCGAAGGAGCGCAAGTAATTTATCAAGCTTTACCAACTTATGATGGCAAGTTGCACTACGGCGGTCGGATCATCTTTGATAAAAGCGGCAACCTTGTCGTGAGCACAGGTGAACGATCAGATATAGAAACGCGTCCACAATCGCAAGACCTTAAATCGGCATTGGGCAAAGTTATCCGCATCACCAAAGATGGCAAACCGGCAGAAGGCAACCCATTTAGCGGCGATGCAAATGCACGTCCGGAAATATACAGCTACGGACATCGGAATGTGCAGGGCTTAGCCTTCCATCCCGAAACGGGCGACCTGTGGGAAACAGAATTTGGCCCGCGTGGTGGCGATGAGCTAAACCGTATTGAAGCCGGAAAAAACTACGGCTGGCCAATCATCACCTATGGTTTAGAATACAGTGGCAAAGGGGTCGGTACGCCACCTATCCAGCAAAAAGAAGGATTAGAACAACCGGTATACTATTGGGATCCGGTATTATCGCCAAGTGGATTGATGTTTTACACCGGCGATGCGATTCCTGAATGGAAAAACAATCTATTTATTGGAGGATTAAGCAGCACGCATATTGCGCGCATCGTGATTAAGGACAATAAAGTGGTTGGCGAAGAACGCTTATTAGATAAAGAAGGTCAGCGTTTTCGCGATCTGGCGCAAGGCAACAATGGTGAAATCTTTGCCGTTACCGATGCCGGTCGTTTGTACAGCATCACCAGGAAATAA
- a CDS encoding MFS transporter, producing MKKIIQLYIKSYSGLSREAWLLAVVMLINRTGSMVIPFLSMYMSSALGFTKPQVGIVLGCFGLGSVCGSWLGGWLTDKFGNFMVQAVSLLLTVPIFLLLPHFTTFESLAGMIFLLTLIADTFRPANSVSVARYAKPENLTKAYSLNRMAVNLGFSIGPALGGFLATFSYDWIFYGNALAAVSAAVVFILFFRASKPRTVTRPLIKSDKQLTATDRNAYLDTPFIIFNIFCCLFSMAFFQLLSTLPLFYKEAMLMSEGQIGLLLGFSGFCIVVFEMLLVHAVEHRFTARQVMIFGTGIAGVAYLMLNVSAGIAWLYLAMFILSIGEMLTLPFTATISASRATLNTQGAYMGFNSLAFAAANIFSPYLGTYTAEHFGYQTLWYVTALLMLISCLGFAWILKKM from the coding sequence GTGAAGAAAATTATCCAGCTTTATATCAAATCGTACAGCGGTTTGTCAAGAGAAGCATGGCTATTGGCGGTTGTGATGTTAATCAACCGTACGGGTTCCATGGTTATTCCGTTTTTAAGCATGTACATGTCGTCTGCACTTGGATTTACCAAGCCGCAGGTCGGTATCGTGCTTGGCTGCTTCGGCCTCGGCTCGGTATGCGGCTCCTGGTTAGGCGGCTGGCTAACCGACAAATTCGGCAACTTTATGGTTCAGGCGGTAAGCTTACTCCTTACGGTGCCGATTTTTTTGTTATTACCCCACTTTACAACTTTCGAAAGTTTAGCGGGCATGATTTTTCTGCTCACGCTTATCGCAGATACTTTTCGCCCGGCAAACTCGGTGTCAGTAGCCCGTTACGCCAAACCGGAAAACCTGACCAAAGCCTATTCGTTAAATAGAATGGCGGTAAACCTCGGCTTTTCCATCGGCCCGGCGCTCGGTGGTTTTTTAGCGACGTTTTCATACGACTGGATTTTCTACGGAAACGCATTGGCAGCGGTTTCAGCGGCTGTGGTTTTTATACTTTTCTTTAGAGCGAGCAAACCCCGTACCGTAACACGTCCTTTGATCAAATCGGATAAGCAACTGACAGCAACCGATCGAAATGCCTATCTTGATACGCCCTTTATTATCTTCAATATTTTCTGTTGTCTATTCTCTATGGCGTTTTTCCAATTGCTGAGTACCCTACCCCTGTTTTACAAAGAAGCCATGCTGATGTCTGAAGGTCAGATTGGCTTGCTGCTTGGTTTCAGCGGTTTTTGTATCGTCGTATTCGAGATGCTGTTAGTCCACGCCGTCGAACACCGTTTTACAGCGCGACAGGTGATGATCTTCGGAACGGGTATTGCCGGTGTCGCTTACTTAATGCTCAACGTGTCTGCAGGAATCGCCTGGCTTTACCTCGCTATGTTTATTTTATCTATCGGTGAAATGCTGACCTTGCCATTCACCGCGACGATCAGCGCTTCGCGAGCAACGCTAAATACGCAGGGCGCTTACATGGGTTTCAATTCGCTTGCGTTTGCCGCCGCAAATATCTTCTCGCCATATCTTGGCACCTACACCGCCGAGCATTTCGGCTATCAAACGCTTTGGTATGTCACCGCATTACTAATGTTAATCAGTTGCCTGGGCTTTGCCTGGATATTAAAAAAGATGTAA
- the recR gene encoding recombination mediator RecR, with product MHFSSRLLEQAVDEFGRLPGVGKKTALRLVLHLLKQSDGEVARFTGAINQLKEQIRYCKTCFNISDQEICEICASTKRDHETICVVEDTRDVMAIENTNQYQGVYHVLGGLISPMDGIGPSDLKIEALIERMRTGQVKEIILALSATMEGDTTIFYLYRKLKDFNIQISTIARGIAFGGELEYVDELTLGRSIATRVPYERNVG from the coding sequence ATGCATTTTTCTTCACGATTACTAGAACAGGCAGTAGATGAATTTGGGCGGTTGCCCGGCGTTGGAAAGAAAACTGCCCTACGGTTAGTTTTACATTTATTGAAACAATCCGATGGGGAGGTCGCTCGGTTCACAGGCGCTATTAATCAGCTGAAGGAGCAGATACGATATTGCAAAACTTGCTTTAATATTTCCGATCAGGAGATTTGCGAAATTTGCGCATCAACTAAACGTGACCACGAAACAATCTGTGTTGTGGAAGATACGCGGGACGTGATGGCCATCGAAAATACCAATCAATACCAAGGCGTGTATCATGTATTAGGAGGCTTGATCTCACCTATGGATGGCATTGGCCCTTCTGACTTAAAGATTGAAGCGCTGATCGAACGAATGCGTACAGGACAGGTCAAAGAAATTATCTTAGCGCTTAGCGCGACTATGGAAGGTGATACCACGATTTTTTACCTTTATCGTAAATTAAAAGACTTTAATATACAGATTAGTACCATCGCGCGCGGCATCGCCTTTGGCGGCGAACTCGAATACGTAGATGAATTAACACTTGGCCGTTCCATTGCTACACGTGTGCCTTACGAACGAAATGTAGGATAA
- a CDS encoding TIGR00730 family Rossman fold protein, producing MAKEDKIRSSFANKTWQEIKVKDSWQIFKIMSEFVDGFEKLAKIGPCVSIFGSARTKSEHKYYEMTVEISRLLADKGYGVISGGGPGIMEAANKGAYEAGGKSVGLNIELPFEQFHNKYIDRDKLLEFNYFFVRKVMFMKYSQGYIVMPGGFGTMDELFEAITLIQTGKIARFPIVLVGLEYWKGLFDWVENTMLGNAYIAEEDLKLFRLVDTAEEAVEHIFRFYDKYLLKPNF from the coding sequence ATGGCGAAAGAGGATAAAATCAGAAGTTCATTTGCTAACAAGACGTGGCAAGAAATTAAAGTGAAAGATTCCTGGCAGATTTTCAAAATCATGTCAGAATTTGTAGACGGATTTGAAAAGCTGGCAAAGATAGGCCCTTGTGTTTCTATTTTTGGATCTGCACGCACGAAATCAGAGCATAAATATTATGAAATGACCGTAGAAATTAGCCGCTTATTAGCTGATAAAGGTTATGGTGTCATTTCTGGTGGCGGACCAGGCATTATGGAAGCTGCAAACAAAGGTGCCTACGAGGCTGGTGGAAAATCAGTTGGTTTAAATATCGAATTACCGTTTGAACAATTTCATAACAAATACATTGATCGCGACAAATTACTGGAATTTAACTACTTCTTTGTGCGTAAGGTGATGTTTATGAAGTATTCGCAGGGGTATATCGTGATGCCGGGTGGTTTTGGCACGATGGATGAACTTTTTGAAGCTATTACGCTAATTCAAACCGGAAAAATAGCCCGCTTCCCTATTGTTCTTGTCGGGTTGGAATACTGGAAAGGCTTATTTGATTGGGTAGAAAATACCATGCTGGGCAACGCGTATATCGCGGAGGAAGATTTAAAACTTTTCCGTTTAGTTGATACGGCGGAAGAGGCCGTTGAACATATCTTCCGATTCTATGATAAGTATCTGTTGAAACCAAATTTTTAA